Below is a genomic region from Vibrio mimicus.
CCTATAGTTTTTCAGCGATAGGCACAGGGTGAATGCCCCTTGCTACTAGAAGCCGCTGCGGTGTCGACTGCAACGCTAAGTAGTTTGGGTATATTTTTTTTCAGCAAGTGCATGCAGGGGTATCAGTCTTGACAGATTGTGATATACTCTGCGCGCACTTTATACCTTATTAACAGAGTAAGACAATGGCAGATTTATCATTATACAGAAACATTGGTATCTTCGCGCACGTTGACGCGGGTAAAACCACTACCACTGAGCGTATCCTGAAGCTGACTGGTAAAATCCACCGTCTGGGCGAAGTACATGACGGCGCTTCAACGATGGACTTCATGGAACAAGAAGCTGAGCGTGGTATCACTATCCAGTCTGCTGCGACTACCTGTTTCTGGAAAGGTCACCGTTTTAACGTAATCGACACCCCGGGACACGTTGACTTCACAGTTGAAGTTTACCGTTCTCTGAAAGTTCTTGACGGTGGTATCGGTGTATTCTGTGGTTCTGGCGGTGTTGAACCTCAGTCAGAAACTAACTGGCGTTACGCGAACGATTCAGAAGTATCTCGTCTGATCTTCGTAAACAAACTAGACCGTATGGGTGCTGACTTCTTCCGTGTTGTTGAACAAGTGAAGAAAGTTCTTGGCGCAAACCCACTGGTTATGACTCTACCTATCGGCCGCGAAGATGAATTCGTTGGTGTGGTTGATGTTCTAACTCGTCAAGCGTTCGTATGGGATGACTCAGGTCTTCCAGAAAACTTCGAAATCAAAGAAGTTCCAGCAGACATGGTTGATCAGGTAGAAGAATACCGTGAAATGATGATCGAAACTGCTGTTGAGCAAGATGACGAGCTGATGATGGCTTACATGGAAGGCGAAGAGCCAACTGTTGAGCAAATCAAAGCATGTATCCGTAAAGGTACACGTGATCTCGCATTCTTCCCAACTTTCTGTGGTTCTGCATTCAAAAACAAAGGTATGCAGCTTGTACTTGACGCAGTAGTTGATTACCTACCTTCTCCAACAGAAGTAGAACCTCAACCACTGACTGATCCTGCAACTGGTGAGCCAACTGGCGAAGTAGCAACAGTATCTGTTGATGCGCCTCTAAAAGCGCTAGCGTTCAAGATCATGGATGACCGTTTCGGTGCCCTGACCTTCGTTCGTATCTACTCAGGCAAAATTAAGAAGGGTGATACCATTCTTAACAGCGCAACTGGTAAAACTGAGCGTGTTGGCCGTATGGTTGAGATGCACGCAAACGACCGTAACGAGCTGGAATCTGCACAAGCAGGTGACATCATCGCGATCGTTGGTATGAAGAACGTTCAAACTGGTCACACTCTATGTGATCCTAAGCACGAATGTACTCTTGAGCCTATGATTTTCCCAACACCAGTTATCTCTATCGCTGTTAAGCCTAAAGATAAGAACGGTTCTGAGAAAATGGGTATCGCGATCGGTAAAATGGTTGCAGAAGATCCATCATTCCAAGTTGAGACTGACGAAGATTCAGGCGAAACCATTCTGAAAGGTATGGGCGAACTTCACCTAGACATCAAAGTAGACATCCTTAAGCGTACTTACGGTGTTGAACTTGAAGTGGGTGCTCCTCAAGTTGCTTACCGTGAAACTATCACTAAAGCAGTTGAAGATAGCTACACGCATAAGAAACAGTCTGGTGGTTCAGGCCAGTTCGGTAAGATCGATTACCGTATCAAGCCAGGAGAGCAAAACTCTGGTTTCACCTTCAAGTCAACGGTAGTTGGTGGTAACGTTCCTAAGGAATTCTGGCCAGCAGTTGAGAAAGGCTTCAAGTCTATGATGGACACCGGTACTCTTGCTGGCTTCCCTGTACTTGACGTTGAAGTTGAACTGTTCGACGGTGGCTTCCACGCAGTTGACTCATCTGCAATCGCATTTGAAATCGCAGCGAAAGGCGCATTCCGTCAGTCAATTCCAAAAGCGGCTCCTCAGCTTCTTGAACCAATCATGAAAGTGGACGTGTTCACTCCTGAAGATCACGTTGGTGACGTTATCGGTGACTTGAACCGTCGTCGTGGCATGATCAAAGACCAAGAAATGGGTCTGACAGGCGTACGCGTTAAAGCTGACGTTCCACTATCTGAGATGTTCGGTTACATCGGTTCTCTACGTACAATGACTTCTGGTCGTGGTCAGTTCTCTATGGAGTTCTCTCACTACTCAGCATGTCCAAACAACGTAGCTGATCAAGTTATTGCTGAAGTTAAAGAGCGTAACGCGAAGAAGTAATTCTTTGTCTTAAAGCTTAAAAAAGCCCTGTAAGTGAATGCTTACAGGGCTTTTGTTTTGGGTATGTAAGGTATAAATCCTTAGATGACTAAACGCTTTCTTTGAATGGGGCTAATACTTACTCTTCCCACACCACCAATTGCCCTTTAGGCCAATTTTGGCCGACATCATGGTATTTTTTCTCTAATACATGGCGTTTGATTTTGAGTGTTGGCGTCAAAATACCATTATCAATACTCCACGGCTCCTTAATCATCAAGACCCCTTTGATCTGCTCGTGAGATTCCAATTCCATGTTCATCCGAGTAATGACTTTTTGAACAGTACGCTCATAACGTGCACGATCAAAATCTGGGAAATGGTGCGGGATCACTAATAAGATTGGAGCTGGTAGCCCAGAGCCAATCAAACACATCATCTCTACACGGCTGTATTCAAACAGCTTTTTCTCGATAGGTACGGGAGCTACAAATTTGCCTTTCGCCGTCTTGAAGGTGTCTTTTTTACGACCTTGGATGGTTAAATAGCCTTCACTATCGATAGCGCCTATATCGCCAGTGTGTAGCCATCCTTCATTGTCAAAGCTTTCGGCTGTTGCGGTGTCATTTTTATAATAGCCCGCAAATAAGCCTTTGCTGCGTACCATGATCTCTTCATCGGCTGCGATTTTCAGTTCAATACCAGGTCCAGCATTACCCACCGTGCCAATTTTGTCAGCGCGGAAAGGGTAGTTGATGGTGCTATAAGCAAAGGATTCCGTCATGCCCCACGCTTCGGTTATGTTTAGTCCAACACTGCGATACCATTCGAGTAATGCAGGGGAGACTGGCGCTGAGCCACAACCGAGCACGCGAGCTTGGTCTAGCCCTAAACCTTCAGCCAACTTGCGTTTGATGAGTGAGTGGATGAAGGGGATTTTGAGCAAAATATTGAGTTTTTTCTGTGGCAGTTTATCTTGGATGCGTTGTTGGAATAGCGTCCATAAACGAGGTACCGAAATAAACAGGGTCGGGCGGTGCATTTTGACATCTTCGATAAAGGTATCGAGAGATTCTGGGAATGCGGTCAGTACGCCACCGATGATCGATGAACCAAAAATATAGACTCGCTCAGTAATATGGGCGAGGGGTAAATAAGAGAAGAGACGATCACCTTCTTGAATACCAATATGGTTAATCAGTTGCTGTGCTGACCAAGTAAACGCACCGTAGGTGAGCATGGCTCCTTTAGGCTGCCCAGATGTGCCAGAGGTATAGACAATGGACATGAGTTTATCATCAAAGTGGGTTGGTCGTTCTTCACTAGGCTGATGCTGTTTGATCAGCGTTTGAAACTCATATTGGCATTTGGCCGCCGAAGGATAAGGGAGCGAGATACTGATGAGATTAGGACGCTCTGCTAAAACATGTGCAGTGGCTTTATTATCATCGAGTTTGCCGACAATCAGGATTTTGCTTTCACTGTGTTCAAGGCAGTAGTCAATGGTGTCACTTCCTGCAGTTGGGAAAATGGGCACACTGATATAATCACCGAGCATCATGGCCAGATCGCAAATAAACCATTCAGCACAATTTTTAGAAATAAGCGCAATTCTATCTCCTGGAACAGCCCCTAAAGCACGTAGAGCAGAGACAAGGCGTAGCGCGTGATCGGCTACTTCAGCGTAAGTAAACTCGACAAACTGACGGTTAATGATTTGCTTTAAGTACACCTCATTTGGGCGCTCTTGAGCCCAACGGAGTAACATTTCATTGGGAGGAGGGAGAGCGCAAGGAGGGTGATTGAATTGATTCGTCGGGATCATTCTCAAACTCCTGATATGTTGTTTTTATGTTAATTTGTTGTGAACGTTAGCATGAGCGGCTTGGAGCATCGAACCTTTTTACCGAAAGAGGGGGAAATCTTGTAAATCTGTTGTCGAGATCAAACGGATTGATTGAATACTCAGTGTGTTACGCCGCTGTCTTTTGGATCCAATTCAGGGAAGCGTTCAATGATGATTTTTAACTCTTCCTGACTTTCACGCAGTGCATTAACGCAGTAACGATCTAGCTTTCCTTCACTCACCATTTTCTCCAGCTCTAATAAGGCATGAGGAATGGATTGGGCTTGCTTGTATGGCCGGTGGGTAGTTAAAGCATCAAAAATATTGGCGACAGTTATAATACGGGCCGGGATAGGTATCTGCTCACTGGTGAGGCCAAAAGGGTAACCGCTGCCATCCAAAAACTCATGATGGTAGGCCACAATTTCTCTTAAAACCGCTAAGCAAGGGTGGTGAGGGGTACCGAATTTTTCGATTAACTCATTAAGTAAACCTATGCCTGACTCAATGTGCTGATGCAGTTGTTGCCGCTCATTACTTGCTAACGCTGTACTTTTTTGTAACAGACTGGTGGGTAATGCCAGTTTTCCGAGGTCATGGCATGTAGCAAATTGTCTGATGTTTTCAATCAATTCATCATCAAGACCATACAAATCCGCGATCTCAGTGGCGATGATGTGAGCATAGCGGCTGATCCGTTGATTGTGTTGTTTGATGTGTAACCAGTGATCTGGAGATTGCTCCTCCATTTGGTGTATATCATCGACCAAGTGATGGATTAGCGAGTATTCACCACCGATGGATTGCTGGATCAATGTGAAATAAGTGTTCAGTTGTTCAATAACAGGTTCAGAAAAATAATGACTAACTGAAGAGTTGAAAAACAGGAAACCAATGAAAGTTTGATCATCAAAAACGGGTTTTACTAGTGAGGAGCAATACTGCTGCTCAAGTAACCAACGGTTATGATGTGTATGACTTTTTAATTGATTAGGGAAGTCATGAATAACGCGCAGAGAAGCGGATTGTTTGCTCTGCAGCAGAGAGGGGAGTTCGTTCAGTGGCACTTCATAATGTACAAAGTCATGGCTAGCTGGAGAGCTGTCGGCACAGGTTTTGATCGAGTCTTTTTTCTCGTCATACAGAGCAAAAGAAATTCTTTGCACATCAGGCAGCTCTACTCGGATTTTCTCGAGCATACTGATCAAATAAGTATTGAGCGACCCCACCGATGGGTAATAGCGAAACCGACCAACTTTGGCTTGCATCTGCATATCACCGTCCTTCCTTGCGAGCTACTCATTAAGTTTAGACAAGGTTTTGTGGATTGCCGCATTAGGGAGGTGCTTTTCTACGTCTGTTTTGCTACTCGAACACATCCAGTTGCTTGTTACATGAAGCCGCTGAGCACACCAAATAACAAGGCGCTCCCCACCATACCAATTAAAGGAAGTCGCAAGATTTTAAACAGGAAAAATCCCACTAAAAGTGCTGCCCAATCGAGTGGGGCATGTACCGTGCTGCTCCAAACGGGCTGATATAACGCTGCGAGCAGTAAACCGACCACGCAGGCGTTTACCCCTTGCATGGCTCCTGCAACTTTCGGGTGCAGAGCCAATGCCGACCAGTTTTTTAGTACACCTAGTAGCAATAAAAATCCAGGTAGAAATACAGCGAAAGTCGCGATTAAAGCGCCAACCACAGGCATCTCTGGTGTCAGCACATAGCCAAGGTAAGTGGCCAAGGTAAACATTGGGCCCGGCACTGCTTGGGCTGCCGCGTAGCCTGTCAGGAATTGATCTGTAGATAGGCTGTCACCCAAGGCATTTTGCAGCAAGGGAAGAACCACATGACCGCCACCAAATACTAAGCTACCTGCTTGGAAGAAGTGACCAAACAATTCAACCAGCGGCGAGCTCGCAGCCAATAGTGGCAGTCCAAGTAATAAACTCGCAAAGAGCAGCAGAGAAAGCCAAGAGGGGCTGAACGTGGTTGTTGAAGGTGACTGTTGTGGTGCCAAGCGAGCCTGACCGAACAATGCGGCAAGCAGTAACACCGCAAATTGGGTGAGCAAACCGGGTGCCAGCGTGATGGCAACCGCAGTCAGAACGCATAACGCTGCAGTAAGACGCTGCTGACAAAAATTGCGATACATGGTTAAACAGGCATCGGCCACCACTATGATGGCGAGTAGCTTCAAACCATGAATGACTTGCTCAAACAGCGGGGTTTGTAACAGATGGCTACTTAGCCCTGCTAGCAGTAACATGATAAGGACTGAAGGGAGAGTAAAACCGAGAAACGCAGCCCAACCGCCAGCCAGACCACCACGATGATAACCAATAGCAAAACCAACTTGGCTAGAACCGGGGCCTGGTAGGAACTGGCTTAGAGCGACAAACTGTGCGTATTCTTGCTCGTTAAGCCAGCCTAATTTCTCAACGAAAGTATGGCGAAAATAGCCGATATGTGCCGCTGGGCCGCCGAAGCTCATCCAACCTAAAGCAAAAAAAGTTTTGAAAATCGTCAGCATAGCGATCCGAGATAATTACGAGAATTCTGTTGGGTCATAAGTTAGGGGGAGTCAAGGCATATAACAACTCACAATATGTAAGAAATTACACCATTATGATGACAGCCGTATGAATCGATTCTTGAGTAGAAAAATTGAGTCAAAATAGACTCAGATGAAGTTGTGGAAACGCTTACACATTTGGCGGGTCGTTCACAGAATCGACGCTTGAAAGTTTGCTAGACTTTTTCGCATCAGCAGCATTTCATCATTCCTATTTCACGCTGCGAAATCTTATTGAATGACTCTTTAACGCAAACGGCTTGATGGATATACGCCGTATAGAAAAGGCGTTATTGGCTTGTTGCTTCGCGTATTTAAGAGGATCTTATGCGCAACTTCTCCGATATTCTTCTCAGCCAAGATTGGCAAAACCCTCACATCGTTAAATGGCACTGCCGCACGCCCCATGTTCCTTTGCACAGTTATCGCACTGAGCAGGAGGCTCGTTTGGCTGTTGGCGGGAGTCGCCAATCTCTAAATGGTCAGTGGCGATTTGCTCTGTTTGAGCAGCCAGAAGCGGTTGAGCCTGCGGTGATAGAAGCGGATTTCGATGATAGCGCTTGGGCGCACATTCCTGTACCGAGTAACTGGCAGCTAAAAGGCTTTGATAAGCCGATTTACACCAACATCCAATATCCATTCGCGGATCAGCCGCCTTACGTGCCGCAAGACAACCCCACCGGCTGTTATCGCCATCGTTTTACGTTGGAAAAACAGGCGTTAAGTGAATCCACTCGCATTGTGTTTGATGGGGTCAATTCGGCATTTCATCTGTGGTGCAATGGTCATTGGGTCGGTTATTCGCAAGATAGCCGTTTGCCTGCTGAGTTTGAGCTCACCCCTTATCTACAAGAGGGTGAAAACCTGTTGGTGGCCATGGTGCTGCGTTGGTCTGATGGCTCTTATTTGGAAGACCAAGATATGTGGTGGTTGAGTGGCATTTTTCGCGATGTGTATCTCTACCGCAAGCCGATACTCGCGATTGAAGATTTCTTTATTCGAACAGAGTTGGATGCGCTTTATCAACACGCTGAATTGCGAGTAGAAACTCGCTTAAGCCAAGTGACTCGTCATCATCAAGTGCAAGTGGCTTTATTCGATGCACAAGGTGAATGCGTGGCGCGTTCACAAGCCTTACATACCGGTCAACGTGTGGTGGATGAAAAAGGGTCGTGGCACGATAAAACCGAACACAGCTTAACGGTTTGCTCTCCGACCCTGTGGAGTGATGAAGCGCCTTATCTTTACCGCTGCGTGATCAGTTTGCTTGATGAACATGGCGCGCCGATTGAGTTTGAAAGTGCGGCAGTGGGTTTTCGCAAAGTAGAAATCACTCAGGGACTGCTGAAGCTCAATGGTCAGCCCTTGTTGATCCGCGGGGTGAACCGCCATGAACATCATCCAGAACTCGGGCATGTGATGGATGAAGCAAGCATGCGTCGCGATATTGAATTGATGAAACAGAACAATTTCAATGCGGTGCGTACCGCCCATTACCCCAATCATCCGCGTTGGTACGAACTGTGTGATGAATACGGTTTATATGTGGTGGATGAGGCGAATCTCGAAACCCACGGCCAGTTCCCGATGAGCCGACTTTCCAATGATCCGCAATGGGTGAATGCCTATTTGCAGCGCATGATTGGCATGGTGGAGCGCGATAAAAACCACCCTTGTGTGATCATTTGGTCGCTCGGCAATGAATCGGGGATTGGTGTCAATCATCACGCTATGTATCAGTGGACGAAACAGCGCGACCCATCACGTCCTGTGCAATACGAAGGGGGCGGCGCTAATACGGCGGCGACCGATATTGTTTGCCCGATGTACGCGCGGGTCGAACAGCACCAGCCACATCCTGCGGTTCCCAAATATGCGCTGAAAAATTGGATCAGTTTGCCGCAGGAAACCCGCCCGCTGATCTTGTGTGAATATGCTCATGCGATGGGCAACAGCTTGGGCGCGTTTTATAAATACTGGCAGGCGTTTCGTGAGTTTCCTCGTCTGCAAGGTGGCTTTATTTGGGATTGGGTCGATCAGGGCATTTCCAAATGGGATAGCGAGGGGCGCCACTATTGGGGCTATGGCGGTGATTTTGGGGATGCGATTAACGATCGCCAATTTTGCATAAACGGTTTGCTGTTTCCAGATCGCACGCCGCATCCGGCTTTACATGAAGTCAAAAAAGTCCAGCAGCCGTACCAGTTTTCGCTGAACTATCCCAAGCTCACCATTCACAATGAGCGCTTGTTTGCGACGTTGCCGCTGGAGCTGGTAGTTAGTGTGCTGTGCGATGGGCAAGAGATTAAGCAAGAACGTCTGCCGCTTGATATTGCGCCGCGCGGCACAATCACGCTGGATTTAGCATCGCTACCAATGTTGCCAGAGCATGAATACCACCTCAATGTCGCCTTACTGTGCCGTGAAGATCAGCCATGGTCTAACGCGGGGCACTGCATCGCTAGTGAGCAGTGGTGTTTGCAGCCACGAAGAAGCATGTTACCTAAAATCACACACGCTCCGCTGCCTCAATGGCAGCAAGATGGAGATAAGGTGCGCATCGAGGCGGCCAATCAGCAATGGCAGTTTAACCGCCCAACTGGGCTATTGGAGCAGTGGTGGCAAAACGGTCAGCCCGTATTGAGTGAACCGCTGCGCGATAACTTTTACCGCGCGGTGCTGGATAACGATATTGGTACTAGCGAAGCGCAGCACCTTGACCCGAATAGCTGGATCGCACGTTGGCATGCGGCGGGCTTAGATAAGCTGCGTGTGGAATGTGACGATCTGCGAGTCACCACCTTGGCCGAATGCGTCGAAGTAGTGGTCGATGTCGCCCATTACCATCAGCAAGCGTTAGCGATCCGTACCCGTTGGCGTTACCAAATCTTCGGTGATGCGCGGGTAGAACTGAATGTTGAGGTGAAGGTGTGTGCCGATTTACCGCCGCTGCCAAGAGTGGGGTTAACGCTCGCATTGCCAGTGACAGAAACCCCAGTGTCTTGGTTTGGTCGCGGGCCGCATGAGAATTATCCAGATCGTTTGCAATCGGCGCATGTGGGGCGATACACCGCCACGGTGGATGAGCTGCATACACCGTACATTTTCCCGAGCGAAAATGGTTTGCGTTGTGATACTCGCCAGCTACAAGTGGGCACTTTGGTGGTGGAAGGGCATTTTCACTTCTCGCTCAGTCGCTACTCACAAACGATGTTGGATAAAGCCAAACACAGCAACGAGTTGGTTGCGGGGGATAAGTTGTATCTCAATCTGGATGCGCAGCATATGGGCGTGGGCGGCGATGATTCGTGGAGTCAAAGTGTGCACCCTGAGTTTTTGCTCACTCAGCCGCACTATCAGTATCAGCTCACCTTACGTGTGAAAGCTTCATCCCCACAATAAGCCAGAGAGCCTTAAGGCTCTCTTTTTTGTGCCACGCTGTCGCGGCGAACGATGGTGGGCGAAAAGATCATCGGATCATTTTCACGCGGCGCATCGGTTGCCAAAGCAAGAGCCAATTGAGTGGCTTTTTCCGCCATCAGTTGGATTGGGTAACGCACGGTCGTCAGGCGTGGGCGCAAGTAGCGCGAAATAAGGGCATCGTCAAAACCAATCACTGAGACATGTTCAGGAACCGAATGCCCATTTTCCTCAAGTACCAACAGGGCTCCAGCGGCCATATTGTCGTTGTAGGCGACCACCGCGGTAAAAGGCAGTGATTTCACCAGCAGGTTGGTCATCGCTTGTTCACCCCCTTCATTGTCAGGGCTAGCGGTTTCAATGTAGCTGCTGCTTAGGGTGATGCCATGTTCGTTCAAGGCTTGTTGATAGCCCGCAATACGCTGATCGGCATCCTCAATTTGATGAGAGGAACTGATGCAAGCTATGTTTCTATGTCCTTGACGGATCAGAAAATCGGTTGCTAAATAAGCACCTTTCTGGTTGTCGAGTGAAATACAGCGATCGGCGATCTGTGGAATATGGCGATTGATCAACACCAGCGTTTTTACCTCGTTGGCGTACTCAATCAGATCCTCATCGGGAAGCGCTTTGGAGTGGATGACCAGCGCATCACAGCGGCTGTTGATGAGCAGTTCCAGCGCGCGGCGCTCTTCTTCCGCTCGATGATAGCCGTTGCCGATCAGCAAATGTTTTCCTTCGCGGTGGGCGACAGTATCGACAGCTTTGACTAAAGTTCCAAAGAAGGGATCAGAAACATCGCTGACCAAGACACCTATGGTATTGGTGCTTTGATTGACTAAAGCGCGAGCGGCGGCGTTTGGACGATAGCCGAGTTTGTGCATCGCACTGGTTACCGCATCAATCGAGGCTTGGCTGGCTTTCGGGGATTTGTTGATGACGCGTGAAACCGTTGCCACAGATACTCCGGATTCACGTGCTACGTCTTTTATGGTTGCCATAAGATTCCTTCTCTATCACAGGCGCAATAGTAGCGCTCTCTGTGAAAACAGCGCAATTGTAACTGAGTACATAAGAGTGAATTGTGAGCCATGACGCTTGTTCAACAGGGATTGGCGTAAAGTGTAAACGTTTTTAATGATTAAGAAGGATAAGAGTTATGGACTCGGCGTTTTTGACGGTAGGGTACGATGATTTTGCGCGGCTGGATTTACGTATTGGCACCATTGTTGAGGTGAAGATTCATCCTCGTTCGACCCGCAACTATATTGTGCAGATTGCGTTGGGAGAGCAGATGTTGCAAGCCGTCACCGCGTTAGCACCTTATTACTCGGCAGAACAATTACTTAATCAACAAGTGGTGGTGCTGTGCAATCTCAAACCGAGCTTGGTAGCTGGTGTAGAATCCCACTGCATGCTGCTGTGCGCGGAAACGCAAGATGGGGAAGAGAGTGTATTGCTCACCCCACAACGGGTTATCGCCAATGGGGTGAGAATCGTTTAGCGTACTGCGGCAATCAGTTGATCAATCAAGCCATGCAGCTCAGGCTTCACCCCTGCCAAGTTGCCGTATTTGGGGGCGTGACGGTCATTGTCTAATGGATGCTGCCAGCCCAAGGTTTGCTCGACAAATTGCTGTGCAAACGCTTCGGAAAACTCAAGGCAGCCACTGAGTACGGTATCGACATAGGTTTGCACGATCGGGCTTTGTGAACAGGGCGGTTGATGCTGCTCGGTGACGTAAATCCAAATCGGTTTTTCAGGATCAAAATGCTCTTGTGTGTGAATACGATCCGCGGCTAACGCGATACGCTGATAACCGCGCTCACGGCGATCAAATTCCGCTAATGCAACCTCATCAATTTCCAACAGCACACCGTTAATTTGCCCGTCACCTTGATGAACCACTAAGGGTGAAAGAATGTAACTGTCATCGATTTTGCCAAAATAGCGCACCAATCCGGTTGCGCTGGCGGGAATGGCACGCCCAGTCTGGCCGGTTAAACGGCGTGAGGCAGAATTAATCAGGCTTCCATAGCCAAAGATGTACATGATGAGTTCCTGTAACGATTTACGATTGATTATCAAAAAAACGCAGGCGGCGCAAAATCCAAAATTCTAAGCCAAAAATCAGCCCAAGCCCTGCGCAAAATAGCCCAAAGGCGATGGGAGATTCAGTCCCCGGAATACCGCCAACGTTCACGCCTAACAAACCGGTTAAAAAACTGGTCGGCAGGAAAATTGCCGCGATCACTGAAAACAAATACGTGTTCTGGTTCATCTTCTCAGCATGGTATTGGCGCAGCTCACCTTTGATGATTTCCAGCTCACTCAAGAAGAAGTCCAAGGTTTCGTTAATCCGCGTTACTGTGTTGACGCTGTGGCGCAAACGCAAATGTTGGCTCTGCGCCAGGGCGACTTCCGAATTGAGATAATCATCTAAGGCGTATTGCTGCGGCTTAATGAAACGCTTCAATTTGAGCAGTGATTTATGGGTTTGCATCAACTCATTACTGAGTTCGAGTTCTTCATCAAACTGGGTGATGCGCTCCTCAATTTGGTCGAGATAGAGGTCAATGTTTTTATTGATGGAATCGACCACGTGCACAATCAGCTCTGCCAAATTGGATGGGCCTTGGCCGGCTTCAAGCGCTGCACGCACGGTACTGATCGCTTTCGAAGGTGTTTTACGAGTCGAGATCAACGCGCCGTGATAATAGAGAATACGCACACTGAGCATATCCGCAGGATCCGCGTTATCGTTAAGATTCACCCCACGCAAAATCAACAGAAAGTTCTGTTCATCATACTGCTCAAACAGGGGGCGGGTATCTTCGGCCAACAAACTGTCGATCACCGAAGAGGGGACATTTTGGTCGAGTAACCACTCGCGCAGCCCTTTAGCGTCGCGTTGGCAGTGATACCAATCACCCGCTTGTAGCTGTTGCAATTGAGCAGGATGCCGTTGTGGCGCGGAATCGCCAAAACGCCAGTGATCGATGAGAAACTCCATGGTTATCCTTGTTTGCAAAACGTTGATAGCAAGAAAGTAACAATGGAGCGATAAAGAGTCAAAGCTAGGAATCTCTCCAAGCTTTGACTAGAAGAGGATATTCCCTTCCTACTTGAAGTTGCAGCGGTGTTGGCTACGTTCGTTCACCCCAATCACATAGTCTATCTATGCTCATGGGGACTCACTCACTTGCCGCCTACCTGCAACTCCAAGTTGTTTGGGAATAAACGGTTTAAAAACCACGCATTTGAATGCGGCGTAAGAACTCGGTCATAATGCGATCGTAGAGCAGATCGCCCAAGAAGGCATCTTCCACATGGTGATCGATACTCGGGTTATCGTTCACTTCAATGACATACA
It encodes:
- a CDS encoding beta-galactosidase; amino-acid sequence: MRNFSDILLSQDWQNPHIVKWHCRTPHVPLHSYRTEQEARLAVGGSRQSLNGQWRFALFEQPEAVEPAVIEADFDDSAWAHIPVPSNWQLKGFDKPIYTNIQYPFADQPPYVPQDNPTGCYRHRFTLEKQALSESTRIVFDGVNSAFHLWCNGHWVGYSQDSRLPAEFELTPYLQEGENLLVAMVLRWSDGSYLEDQDMWWLSGIFRDVYLYRKPILAIEDFFIRTELDALYQHAELRVETRLSQVTRHHQVQVALFDAQGECVARSQALHTGQRVVDEKGSWHDKTEHSLTVCSPTLWSDEAPYLYRCVISLLDEHGAPIEFESAAVGFRKVEITQGLLKLNGQPLLIRGVNRHEHHPELGHVMDEASMRRDIELMKQNNFNAVRTAHYPNHPRWYELCDEYGLYVVDEANLETHGQFPMSRLSNDPQWVNAYLQRMIGMVERDKNHPCVIIWSLGNESGIGVNHHAMYQWTKQRDPSRPVQYEGGGANTAATDIVCPMYARVEQHQPHPAVPKYALKNWISLPQETRPLILCEYAHAMGNSLGAFYKYWQAFREFPRLQGGFIWDWVDQGISKWDSEGRHYWGYGGDFGDAINDRQFCINGLLFPDRTPHPALHEVKKVQQPYQFSLNYPKLTIHNERLFATLPLELVVSVLCDGQEIKQERLPLDIAPRGTITLDLASLPMLPEHEYHLNVALLCREDQPWSNAGHCIASEQWCLQPRRSMLPKITHAPLPQWQQDGDKVRIEAANQQWQFNRPTGLLEQWWQNGQPVLSEPLRDNFYRAVLDNDIGTSEAQHLDPNSWIARWHAAGLDKLRVECDDLRVTTLAECVEVVVDVAHYHQQALAIRTRWRYQIFGDARVELNVEVKVCADLPPLPRVGLTLALPVTETPVSWFGRGPHENYPDRLQSAHVGRYTATVDELHTPYIFPSENGLRCDTRQLQVGTLVVEGHFHFSLSRYSQTMLDKAKHSNELVAGDKLYLNLDAQHMGVGGDDSWSQSVHPEFLLTQPHYQYQLTLRVKASSPQ
- a CDS encoding substrate-binding domain-containing protein, coding for MATIKDVARESGVSVATVSRVINKSPKASQASIDAVTSAMHKLGYRPNAAARALVNQSTNTIGVLVSDVSDPFFGTLVKAVDTVAHREGKHLLIGNGYHRAEEERRALELLINSRCDALVIHSKALPDEDLIEYANEVKTLVLINRHIPQIADRCISLDNQKGAYLATDFLIRQGHRNIACISSSHQIEDADQRIAGYQQALNEHGITLSSSYIETASPDNEGGEQAMTNLLVKSLPFTAVVAYNDNMAAGALLVLEENGHSVPEHVSVIGFDDALISRYLRPRLTTVRYPIQLMAEKATQLALALATDAPRENDPMIFSPTIVRRDSVAQKREP
- a CDS encoding tRNA-binding protein, translating into MDSAFLTVGYDDFARLDLRIGTIVEVKIHPRSTRNYIVQIALGEQMLQAVTALAPYYSAEQLLNQQVVVLCNLKPSLVAGVESHCMLLCAETQDGEESVLLTPQRVIANGVRIV
- a CDS encoding gamma-glutamylcyclotransferase family protein encodes the protein MYIFGYGSLINSASRRLTGQTGRAIPASATGLVRYFGKIDDSYILSPLVVHQGDGQINGVLLEIDEVALAEFDRRERGYQRIALAADRIHTQEHFDPEKPIWIYVTEQHQPPCSQSPIVQTYVDTVLSGCLEFSEAFAQQFVEQTLGWQHPLDNDRHAPKYGNLAGVKPELHGLIDQLIAAVR
- a CDS encoding zinc transporter ZntB; this translates as MEFLIDHWRFGDSAPQRHPAQLQQLQAGDWYHCQRDAKGLREWLLDQNVPSSVIDSLLAEDTRPLFEQYDEQNFLLILRGVNLNDNADPADMLSVRILYYHGALISTRKTPSKAISTVRAALEAGQGPSNLAELIVHVVDSINKNIDLYLDQIEERITQFDEELELSNELMQTHKSLLKLKRFIKPQQYALDDYLNSEVALAQSQHLRLRHSVNTVTRINETLDFFLSELEIIKGELRQYHAEKMNQNTYLFSVIAAIFLPTSFLTGLLGVNVGGIPGTESPIAFGLFCAGLGLIFGLEFWILRRLRFFDNQS